CTCAACTGATATTAAGTTATAGTATTTGGAAGCAACCCTACCTCTTCCTTGACCTCCTTCTTGACTTGCTTCAGGTTGGACCTCAGATCCATGGACACCTTGTGTTTGGAGCCCAGCAGAGCCTGGAGCATAGCATCAGCAGACATGCGGACTTTCTTCAGGACGGGCTTCTTGAACTTTCCCTTCAGGTCTTGTACTTTAATCTGCAGATCCTCAATctgaaccgagagagagagagagagagagagagagagagacagagagagagacagagacagacagagagagagtgtgagagagagagagagagagagagagagagagagagacagagagagagagacagagagagagagacagagacagagagacagagagagagagagatagagagagacagagagatagagagagacagagacagagacagagagagcgagatagagagagacagagagatagacagagacagagagcgagagacagagagagagagacagagacagagagacagagagagagagatagagagagacagagagatagagagagacaaagacagagacagagagcgagagagagagagagagacagagagagagagacagactaaacAAACTACACGCACACCACATATCAGACATAACCTCTCTTTATCATTACAGGAtatcagatataaccccacctctttatcaatacagatcagatataaccccacctcatTATCATTACAGTAtatcagatataaccccacctctttatcattacagatcagatataaccccacctctttatcaatacagatcagatataaccccacctcattatcattacagatcagatataaccccacctctttatcaatacagatcagatataaccccacctctttatcattacagatcagatataaccccacctctttGTCACTTTTGCCAACTTTGCTGCCCAGGTCGTATCTCTCCTCATCTATCACATCAATCTTCTGGTGCATCTTCTTACACAGGTCCTGTTCAGAGACAATCACAGCGACTCATAACACGAGACAGACAGCCAATGTGTTACATTACAAACAATGTTGTTAAAAGGGATATTAATAGTGTAAAATGCAATCCAATTGTACTGTTATATTGTGAAAGGAAACGATAACAACTACAACTGGCATTAACAcagacagcccaattctgatatttttttctactaataggtctattgaccaatcacatcaggtcTTTTCATATCaaatatttttcagagctgattggTCAACAGAACAATTAATGAATAAAATGATGAGAATTAGGCTGCCTGTCTCAACGCAGCCTGTGTGATACCTGGAGTTCTGCAATGGATCCTGTGAGCTGCAGGGGAGTGATGTTTTCACTCATGTACTGCTTCCTGTCCTCTAAAGACTGGGCTTCCTCTTCCGCTATCAGTTCCTGGGCGATCTGAAGCATCAGGCTCTGGGGGACAGCAACAACACAGCAACCTTTTTTTTTACGTACTTGAAAGATGAATTATCTGAAGCATTTTTACAGACATTTACATGACATTTATATTTCAATTGGAGTGTTGATCTAGTTACGTTAGAAGGGTTGAATCCTAAGAAACCTGCCTACACATAGCTGGAAGTACCATACCAACATAGTTACTGTAGTAGGTGAAAGCTGTgggctggaaaaccttggtagagcatgggtggaacagTCATTGCGGTGCTCATGTGAATCACTGTTTTTcagcttcagaccaatgcctattctcacttaaaatgtagtttttttttttttttaaatagtcaaGTCTTACTAAAGGGAAAGACCTCAAAGCAGTGATTGTCttttatatttttgatttgttaatatAACATTTGTTATCAAAAAGTGGTTGGATTGTTTGTAAAAACGTACAAATCACAAGTGGTATTTTTGTCATAATGTTTAAAGAGGTAAGAGATCTCTAAGCTGTTTATATAAGATCTCTGTTTAGTCACTAACTGGATAGAATCTTCGAGAGATCATGAAGAGGTCATGGAAGTTGCCGTTGGTTACCTTCAGATGATGCTTGCGGCTCGATGACATCTTTTTCCTGTCAGAAAGAGTGAGTACAATTAATGTCATTCTCTTGTTGTCCAGGAATGATCATTTTGATCCATTTTGTAAAAGAAATACATTTCTGGATTTATGCAAAAAAAATATTCTGTAAACTCGTTCCTAATGTTGAAATCCACTTTTACTCACTCAGACATGATGTCTGTTTGGTCTTTTCACCGTTCTGAGGAAGAAGTAAAAACACTACAGTTAAATTATATTCTGCTGGTTTTTAACAGTGAATTCCATCCAATGAAAAACGACACAAAGTTGTACGGCAGCCATGACACACATAAGCCAGTTCCCAAGAAAGATCCCCTATCACGTTCCTTGTTCCTTTACTTAACAACCAaatcaacaaatcaaatcaaatgtatttatatagcccttcgtacatcagctgatatctcaaagtgctgtaggCCCCAAAGCTATTGTACTGGACTAACAAGGGCCCAAGTCTATTGTTATATTGTACTGAGGTAACTATTCCCCAAATCCAGGAATTCTGAACAAAGAACCAATTGTCTGTCATGAGATCCCCGGGTCCAGAGTCATGTGATGAAGATTGAGAGCAGGAGGgaatgccaaatggcaccctattcgctatatagtgcactactatagaccagagccctattccctatatagtgatactacaatagaccagagccctattcccttcataacacactaaatcaaatcaaatgtatttatatagcccttcgtacatcagctgatatctcaaagtgctgtacagaaacccagcctaaaaccccaaacagcaagcaatgcaggtgtagaagcacggtggctaggaaaaactccctagaaaggccaaaacctaggaagaaacctagagaggaaccaggctatgcggggtggccagtcctcttctggctgtgccgggtggagattagaaacctagagaggaaccaggctatgtggggtggccagtcctcttctggctgtgccgggtggagattagaaacctagagaggaaccaggctatgtggggtggccagtcctcttctggctgtgccgggtggagattagaaacctagagaggaaccaggctatgtggggtggccagtcctcttctggctgtgccgggtggagattagaaacctagagaggaaccaggctatgtggggtggccagtcctcttctggctgtgccgggtggagattagaaacctagagaggaaccaggctatgtggggtggccagtcctcttctggctgtgccgggtggagattagaaacctagagaggaaccaggctatgaggggtggagattagaaacctagagaggaaccaggctatgaggggtggagattagaaacctagagaggaaccaggctatgaggggtggagattagaaacctagagaggaaccaggctatgtggggtggccagtcctagtCTCCAATGATCATAATCCAACTTTCTCCTCCAAACGCCAGAGTGGTGGATCGAATtactatggctgcgtttacacatgcagcccaattctgatcttttcccCCCACTTattgatcttttgaccaatcagatcaactCTTTAAACCAATCAGATCAACTCTTTAAACCAATCAGATCAACTCTTTAAACCAATCAGATCAACTCTTTAGCCAATAGTTAGGCAAAAGCTCAGAATTGTTCTGTCTGTGTAAAGGCAGCCGTTGTGGCTGTTGTCTAACCCCCTCACTCCCCATGGTGGTGTGTTTAAAGCACTACACCAGTCCACAGTTGTGtgtgcatactgccacctggtgAGAAGTTTGTGAAAAGTTCACAAATCCAAGAATTTGCCTTTTTGCCTCcattatggcaccctattctctatatagtgcactactttggaccagagtccaatggcaccctattccctatatagcgcactacttttgaccagagtccaatggcaccctattccttcttCCTTCTTCCCTTGGTCAGGGAGCATTCTTCCCTTGGTCAGGGAGCATTCTTCCCTTGGCCAGGGAGCATTCTTCCCTTGGTCAGGGAGCATTCTTCCCTTGGCCAGGGAGCATTCTTCCCTTGGTCAGGGAGCATTCTTCCCTTGGCCAGGGATCATACTAGGAACTCTTTCTATTAGTAGGCTAGTAAGGTAAGCATGCATTGGTATCATACACATACAATAAgtctatttattttatattttattttatttaacctttatttaactaggcaagtcagttaagaacaaattctaccccggtcaaacccggaccgcgctgggccaattgtgtggcgCCCTAcgggacggttctgacttagaatatgtggacaactataaatacctacgtgtctggctagactgtaaactctccttccagactcatattaaacatctccaatccaaagttaaatttagtattggcttcctatatcgcaacaaagcctccttcactcatgctgccaaacataccctcgtaaaactgaccatcctaccgatcctcgacgacataatttacaaaatagcctccaacactctactcagcaaattggatgcagtctatcacagtgccatccgttttgtcaccaaagccccatataccacccaccactgcgacctgtatgctctcattggctggtcctcgctacatattcatcgccaaacccgctggatccaggtcatctataagtctttgttaggtatagcttatctcagctcactggtcaccatagcaacacccacccgtagcacgcactccagcaggtatatttcactggtcatccatAAAGCccacacctcctttggccgcctttccttccagttctctgctgccaatgactggaacgaattgcaaaaatcactgaagttggagacttatatctccctcactaactttaagcgtcagctgtcagggcagcttaccaatcgctgcagctgtgcacagcccatctgtaaataacccatccaaACCACtaccctcatccccatatttattttctgctcttttgcacaccagtatttctacttgcacatccccatctgcacatatatcactccagtgtaaattgctaaattgtaattacttcgccgctattggcctatttattgccttacctccttacttcatttgcacacactgtatacagatttttccattgtgttattgactgtacgtttgtttatcccatgtgtaactctgttgttgttgtttttgtcacacctggttaaataaaagtgaatgtttttttttttaaactcccaatcacggccggttgtgatacggcCAGGAAGAGTCTATGCCTCCCCCAGGGACCACTATGTTACAaagtcttcatcatcatcatcaacaagtTTAACATAAAGCAAAAAGGTTGGACATAAAGTATCCAAGGTGTTACGTCACTAAATAAAGTATTTTCTATTCAAATTGTACATCTATGTTTTCTATCATTTTTCTGTCAACTGACAAACAGTGGACAATAGATGAAAACACTGAAAGAGACGCAGGGAATGAAACTAGCGGCTAAGTTTAGCTATAAGTCTCCCTACTGACATTAAGATCTGATACTGTGTGAGGTATCAGCGGTTCTCACCACGACTTGGCTGttacagacagaaacaaacaacctTCAGCCAGGACACGTTCCCAAGTGCCTAAGATTTTTCCTAAAGGTCTTCAACTTCAAAGAGGAAATTAATGTTCCTTCACTGTAATGCTTGGATTATTACTGAGTATTATTGAGTATTACTGACTATTACCGACTATTACCGACTATTACAGAGTATCACAGAGTATCACAGACTATCACAGACTATCACAGAGTATCGCTGAGTATTACTGAGTATTACTGAGTATTACTGAGTATTACTGACTATTACTGACTATAACTGATGATTACCGACAATTACTGACTATTACCGACTATTACCGACTATTACTGCGTATTACTGCGTATTACCGAGTATTACCGAGTATTGCCGACTATTACCGACTATTACTGACAATTACTGACTTTTGCCGACTATTACTGACTATTACCGACTATTACTGACTATTACTGACTATTACTGACTATTACCGACTATTACCGAGTATTACTGAGTATTACTGAGTATTACTGAGTATTACTTTACAGACACGACAGGCTGTCACATTCTCACTGTTTTGTGATAATAagaataaaatagaaaatacatgtaatttaaacagatcactaaacaatagatattaatttaaatagatcactaaacaatagatattaatttaaatagatcactaaacaatagatatgaatttaaatagatcactaaacaatatatatgaatttaaatagatcactaaacaatagatatgaatttaaatagatcactaaacaatagatatgaatttaaacagatcactaaacaatagatatgaatttaaatagatcactaaacaatagatattaatttaaatagatcactaaacaatagatatgaatttaaatagatcactaaacaatagatatgaatttaaacagatcactaaacaatagatatgaatttaaatagatcactaaacaatagatatgaatttaaatagatcactaaacaatagatatgaatttaaatagatcactaaacaatagatattaatttaaatagatcactaaacaatagatatgaatttaaatagatcactaaacaatagatatgaatttaaacagatcactaaacaatagatatgaatttaaatagatcactaaacaatagatatgaatttaaacagatcactaaacaatagatatgaatttaaatagatcactaaacaatagatatgaatttaaatagatcactaaacaatagatatgaatttaaacagatcactaaacaatagatattaatttaaatagat
The genomic region above belongs to Oncorhynchus mykiss isolate Arlee chromosome 6, USDA_OmykA_1.1, whole genome shotgun sequence and contains:
- the LOC110526833 gene encoding troponin I, fast skeletal muscle, which gives rise to MSEKKMSSSRKHHLKSLMLQIAQELIAEEEAQSLEDRKQYMSENITPLQLTGSIAELQDLCKKMHQKIDVIDEERYDLGSKVGKSDKEIEDLQIKVQDLKGKFKKPVLKKVRMSADAMLQALLGSKHKVSMDLRSNLKQVKKEVKEEDKESVGDWRKNIEDKSDRKKMFETAKE